A genomic region of Gossypium hirsutum isolate 1008001.06 chromosome D01, Gossypium_hirsutum_v2.1, whole genome shotgun sequence contains the following coding sequences:
- the LOC121213779 gene encoding thioredoxin-like protein 4B, with protein sequence MSYLLPTLTRKKEVDTIIRDTIDKVLVLRFGRADDAVCLQLDDILAKTAREVSKFATVALVDVDSDDVQVYVKYFDITLIPSTIFFFNAHHMKMDSGTADHTKWVGAFHEKQDFIDVVEAIFRGAMKGKLIVNCPLPPERIPKYQLLYKDV encoded by the exons ATGAGTTACCTCTTACCGACATTGACGAGGAAGAAAGAAGTAGACACGATCATCCGAGACACCATCGACAAGGTCCTCGTCCTCCGATTCGGCCGTGCCGACGACGCCGTCTGTCTTCAGTTAGACGACATCCTTGCCAAGACAGCGCGCGAGGTTTCCAAATTCGCCACGGTAGCTTTAGTTGACGTTGATTCCGATGATGTTCAGGTTTACGTCAAGTATTTCGATATCACCTTGATTCCTTCGACTATTTTCTTCTTCAATGCTCATCATATGAAGATGGATTCtgg GACCGCGGATCACACAAAATGGGTGGGAGCATTTCATGAAAAGCAAGACTTCATAGATGTTGTAGAG GCAATATTTAGGGGAGCCATGAAAGGCAAGTTGATTGTTAATTGCCCTCTACCCCCAGAACGAATACCAAAGTATCAATTGCTATACAAGGATGTATGA
- the LOC121213780 gene encoding anaphase-promoting complex subunit 6 — protein sequence MREEEIERLRGVVRDCVSKHLYSSAIFFADKVAAITNDPADIYMQAQALFLGRHFRRAYHLLNASKIVFRDLRFRYLAAKCLEELKEWDQCLFMLGDEKLDEHGDAYETKDNSDMYLDKDGEDREMNISSAICFLRGKAYEALENRAQARLWYKAAIKADPLCYEALECLVENHMLTCEEETSLLSSLQFGPEDGWLSSFYSCLIKKYDKENVVEAKFKELEKESSKTDLSSQSLMCTLKDNTDLLACKAEYYHQCGEYQKCFELTSTLLEKDPFHLKCTLVHLAAAMELGNSNELYLMACNLVKDYPQKALSWFAVGCYYYCIKKYDQSRRYFSKSTSLDGTFAPAWIGFGNAYAVREEGDQAMSAYRTAARLFPGCHLPTLYIGMEYMRTHSFKLAEQFIMQAKAICPADPLVYNELGVVAYHMKEYNQAVWWFEKTLALIPNPLSEMWEPTVVNLAHAYRKLKMFREAISFYEKALTLSTKSLSTYAGLAYTYHLQDNFTSAITYYHKALWLKPDDPFCTEMLNIALADECRHGIEPKIDFH from the exons ATGAGAGAAGAAGAAATAGAGAGACTTCGCGGCGTAGTTCGAGACTGCGTTAGCAAGCATCTTTATTCATCCGCCATTTTTTTCGCCGACAAAGTCGCCGCTATTACCAATGACCCCGCCGATATCTACATGCAAGCTCAAGCTCTCTTCCTCGGTCGCCATTTCCGTCGTGCTTATCATCTCCTTAATGCCTCTAAAATCGTCTTCCGCGATCTCCGTTTCCGCTATCTCGCTGCCAAGTGCCTC GAGGAGCTCAAGGAGTGGGACCAGTGTCTTTTCATGTTAGGAGATGAGAAGCTTGATGAACACGGGGACGCTTATGAAACAAAGGATAATAGTGATATGTACTTGGACAAAGATGGGGAAGatcgtgaaatgaat ATATCTTCAGCCATATGCTTTTTAAGAGGAAAGGCGTATGAAGCTTTAGAAAATCGTGCTCAGGCTCGACTATG GTACAAAGCTGCTATCAAAGCTGATCCTTTATGTTATGAG GCTTTGGAGTGTCTAGTTGAAAATCACATGCTTACGTGTGAGGAAG AAACCAGTCTACTTtcatctttacaatttggtcctgaAGATGGATGGCTCTCTTCTTTCTATTCTTGCTTGATCAAAAAG TATGACAAGGAAAATGTTGTAGAAGCGAAATTTAAAGAGCTTGAAAAGGAAAGTTCTAAAACTGACCTTTCTAGCCAATCCTTGATGTGTACTTTGAAAGACAACACTGATCTTTTGGCATGTAAAGCTGAATACTACCATCAATGTGGAGAATATCAAAAATGCTTTGAACTAACTTCTAC ATTGCTTGAAAAGGATCCTTTCCACCTGAAATGTACCTTGGTGCATTTAGCAGCGGCAATGGAGCTTGGGAATTCAAATGAGCTTTACCTCATGGCTTGCAATTTAGTAAAGGATTATCCTCAAAA GGCTTTGTCATGGTTTGCGGTAGGCTGTTACTACTATTGTATCAAGAAATATGATCAATCACGCCGTTATTTCAG CAAGTCGACAAGTTTAGATGGAACATTTGCTCCTGCATGGATAGGTTTTGGAAATGCTTATGCTGTTCGCGAAGAGGGAGATCAAGCAATGTCAGCTTATAGGACTGCTGCTCGTCTGTTTCCAGG GTGCCATTTACCAACTTTGTACATTGGAATGGAGTACATGCGGACTCACAGCTTCAAGCTTGCTGAGCAg TTTATCATGCAGGCAAAGGCGATTTGTCCTGCAGATCCACTTGTATATAATGAGCTTGGAGTTGTTGCATATCATATGAAAGA GTATAATCAAGCTGTTTGGTGGTTTGAGAAAACATTGGCTCTTATTCCAAACCCATTAAGTGAAATGTGGGAACCTACTGTGGTTAATCTTGCCCATGCTTATAGGAAACTAAA GATGTTTCGTGAAGCAATCTCATTCTATGAGAAGGCACTAACGTTATCAACAAAAAGCTTGAGCACTTATGCTGGTCTTGCATACACGTACCATTTGCAG GATAATTTTACTTCTGCAATTACATACTATCATAAG GCTTTATGGCTGAAACCGGATGATCCGTTTTGCACTGAAATGTTAAATATTGCTCTTGCAGACGAATGTCGACATGGCATTGAACCCAAAATTGATTTTCACTGA
- the LOC121203059 gene encoding pathogen-related protein isoform X1, giving the protein MATVPAAKDKYRSFLDDEADNVQWRHGAPPSYDDVNQLFEQGRTKEWEEGSLEEIVQNAIKTWEMELSHKVRLQDFKSINHEKFNLIVNGREGLKGEEALKMGSYNALLKNSLPKEFQYYKADEESFESSHEAFRSAFPRGFAWEVIHVYSGPPLIAFKFRHWGIFEGPFKGHAPTGETVEFYGIATVKVDEGLKVEEVEVYYDPAQLFGGLLKAPPISISSSPTHHASACPFHSSS; this is encoded by the exons ATGGCGACAGTTCCAGCAGCAAAAGATAAGTACAGGTCATTCCTGGACGATGAAGCAGATAACGTTCAATGGCGACATGGTGCCCCTCCTTCATACGATGATGTCAATCAGCTCTTCGAACAAGGCCGTACCAAG GAATGGGAAGAAGGATCACTTGAAGAAATAGTGCAAAATGCTATAAAGACATGGGAGATGGAACTCTCCCACAAGGTTCGTTTGCAAGACTTCAAGTCCATCAACCATGAAAAATTCAACCTCATCGTTAATG GAAGAGAAGGATTAAAAGGAGAAGAAGCACTAAAGATGGGCAGTTACAATGCATTATTGAAGAATTCACTTCCAAAAGAGTTTCAATATTACAAAGCAGATGAAGAGAGCTTTGAATCATCGCATGAAGCATTTCGTTCAGCTTTTCCTCGTGGATTTGCATGGGAAGTCATCCATGTTTACTCTGGACCTCCTTTGATTGCTTTCAAGTTCAGGCATTGGGGTATTTTTGAGGGTCCTTTTAAAGGACATGCCCCTACTGGAGAAACGGTTGAATTCTATGGGATAGCTACTGTTaag GTTGACGAAGGATTGAAGGTAGAAGAAGTGGAGGTATACTATGACCCAGCTCAGCTATTTGGTGGCCTATTGAAAGCTCCCCCCATCTCCATTTCTTCTTCACCAACTCATCATGCCTCTGCCTGCCCTTTCCATTCCTCTTCTTAA
- the LOC121203059 gene encoding pathogen-related protein isoform X2 produces the protein MATVPAAKDKYRSFLDDEADNVQWRHGAPPSYDDVNQLFEQGRTKEWEEGSLEEIVQNAIKTWEMELSHKVRLQDFKSINHEKFNLIVNGREGLKGEEALKMGSYNALLKNSLPKEFQYYKADEESFESSHEAFRSAFPRGFAWEVIHVYSGPPLIAFKFRHWGIFEGPFKGHAPTGETVEFYGIATVKMNRLTKD, from the exons ATGGCGACAGTTCCAGCAGCAAAAGATAAGTACAGGTCATTCCTGGACGATGAAGCAGATAACGTTCAATGGCGACATGGTGCCCCTCCTTCATACGATGATGTCAATCAGCTCTTCGAACAAGGCCGTACCAAG GAATGGGAAGAAGGATCACTTGAAGAAATAGTGCAAAATGCTATAAAGACATGGGAGATGGAACTCTCCCACAAGGTTCGTTTGCAAGACTTCAAGTCCATCAACCATGAAAAATTCAACCTCATCGTTAATG GAAGAGAAGGATTAAAAGGAGAAGAAGCACTAAAGATGGGCAGTTACAATGCATTATTGAAGAATTCACTTCCAAAAGAGTTTCAATATTACAAAGCAGATGAAGAGAGCTTTGAATCATCGCATGAAGCATTTCGTTCAGCTTTTCCTCGTGGATTTGCATGGGAAGTCATCCATGTTTACTCTGGACCTCCTTTGATTGCTTTCAAGTTCAGGCATTGGGGTATTTTTGAGGGTCCTTTTAAAGGACATGCCCCTACTGGAGAAACGGTTGAATTCTATGGGATAGCTACTGTTaag ATGAACAGGTTGACGAAGGATTGA
- the LOC121203059 gene encoding pathogen-related protein isoform X3: MATVPAAKDKYRSFLDDEADNVQWRHGAPPSYDDVNQLFEQGRTKEWEEGSLEEIVQNAIKTWEMELSHKVRLQDFKSINHEKFNLIVNGREGLKGEEALKMGSYNALLKNSLPKEFQYYKADEESFESSHEAFRSAFPRGFAWEVIHVYSGPPLIAFKFRHWGIFEGPFKGHAPTGETVEFYGIATVKV; this comes from the exons ATGGCGACAGTTCCAGCAGCAAAAGATAAGTACAGGTCATTCCTGGACGATGAAGCAGATAACGTTCAATGGCGACATGGTGCCCCTCCTTCATACGATGATGTCAATCAGCTCTTCGAACAAGGCCGTACCAAG GAATGGGAAGAAGGATCACTTGAAGAAATAGTGCAAAATGCTATAAAGACATGGGAGATGGAACTCTCCCACAAGGTTCGTTTGCAAGACTTCAAGTCCATCAACCATGAAAAATTCAACCTCATCGTTAATG GAAGAGAAGGATTAAAAGGAGAAGAAGCACTAAAGATGGGCAGTTACAATGCATTATTGAAGAATTCACTTCCAAAAGAGTTTCAATATTACAAAGCAGATGAAGAGAGCTTTGAATCATCGCATGAAGCATTTCGTTCAGCTTTTCCTCGTGGATTTGCATGGGAAGTCATCCATGTTTACTCTGGACCTCCTTTGATTGCTTTCAAGTTCAGGCATTGGGGTATTTTTGAGGGTCCTTTTAAAGGACATGCCCCTACTGGAGAAACGGTTGAATTCTATGGGATAGCTACTGTTaag GTATAA